The following proteins are co-located in the Bradyrhizobium sp. AZCC 2176 genome:
- the pdxA gene encoding 4-hydroxythreonine-4-phosphate dehydrogenase PdxA: MAEILESEALKKALALTSGEPAGIGPDIALAAWLRRTELDLPPFYLLGDRAFFADRAKILGLQVDLADAVPEEASAAFAKALPVVATGELATARPGQPDDTSANAALASIRHAVDHVRRGRAGAVVTNPIAKSVLYRAGFLHPGHTEFLAELAADGGQVPQPVMMLWSPALAVVPVTIHLSLREALVQLSTELIVTTARIAVADLKAHFGLARPRLAVSGLNPHAGEDGSLGREDIDIVAPAIEALRIEGIDARGPLPADTMFHAAARNTYDCAICMYHDQALIPIKTIAFEDAVNVTLGLPFIRTSPDHGTAFDIAGTGKANPSSLAAALRLAARMAAIKPS, translated from the coding sequence ATGGCCGAGATTCTGGAGTCAGAGGCTCTGAAGAAAGCTCTCGCGCTGACATCGGGCGAACCCGCGGGCATTGGCCCCGACATCGCCCTCGCCGCCTGGCTGCGCCGCACCGAGCTGGACCTGCCGCCGTTCTATCTGCTCGGCGATCGCGCCTTCTTCGCCGACCGCGCCAAAATCCTGGGCTTGCAGGTCGATCTCGCCGATGCGGTCCCTGAGGAAGCGAGCGCGGCATTTGCAAAAGCCTTGCCCGTGGTGGCAACGGGCGAACTCGCCACCGCACGGCCCGGACAACCTGACGACACCAGCGCCAACGCCGCGCTCGCCTCGATACGCCACGCGGTCGACCATGTCAGGCGTGGGCGGGCCGGCGCCGTCGTCACCAACCCGATCGCCAAAAGCGTGCTGTACCGCGCCGGATTCCTCCATCCCGGCCACACCGAGTTTCTCGCCGAGCTTGCCGCCGATGGCGGACAAGTCCCGCAGCCGGTGATGATGTTGTGGTCGCCGGCGCTCGCCGTCGTTCCCGTCACCATCCATCTTTCGTTGCGCGAGGCGCTGGTCCAGCTCTCGACCGAGTTGATCGTGACGACGGCCCGGATCGCGGTCGCGGACCTGAAGGCCCATTTCGGGCTGGCCCGGCCGCGGCTTGCCGTGTCGGGCCTCAATCCGCATGCCGGCGAAGACGGCTCGCTCGGCCGCGAAGACATCGATATCGTCGCACCCGCCATCGAGGCGCTGCGCATCGAGGGCATCGACGCCAGGGGCCCGCTGCCGGCGGATACCATGTTTCACGCCGCGGCGCGGAACACCTACGACTGCGCGATCTGCATGTATCACGACCAGGCACTGATCCCTATCAAGACGATTGCGTTCGAGGACGCCGTAAACGTGACGCTGGGATTGCCGTTCATCCGCACCTCGCCGGACCACGGCACGGCCTTCGACATTGCCGGCACCGGCAAGGCCAACCCGTCCAGTCTCGCCGCAGCCTTGCGGCTCGCCGCGCGCATGGCGGCCATCAAGCCTTCATGA
- the rsmA gene encoding 16S rRNA (adenine(1518)-N(6)/adenine(1519)-N(6))-dimethyltransferase RsmA: MSAIDDLPPLRDVIREHSLSARKSLGQNFLLDLNLTARIARAAGPLEGATIIEVGPGPGGLTRALLALGAKRVIAVERDERALAPLDYIARRYPGRLEIVHADAQRFDPRPMLGGEPARIVANLPYNIATALLVDWLSIEPWPPWYDMMVLMFQREVAERIVAKENDEAYGRLAVLANWRTETKILFDISPAAFVPQPKVTSSVVRLVPRSAPETCDRRALEQVAAAAFGQRRKMLRQSLKSLSVDPARLAGAAHIDATRRAETIPISGFVAMARELTDIRNTKPNVV; the protein is encoded by the coding sequence ATGAGCGCGATCGACGATCTGCCGCCCCTGCGCGACGTCATTCGCGAACATTCCCTGTCGGCACGCAAATCGCTCGGCCAGAATTTCCTGCTCGACCTCAACCTCACGGCGCGGATCGCGCGCGCCGCAGGCCCGCTCGAAGGCGCCACCATCATCGAGGTCGGCCCCGGCCCCGGCGGGCTGACGCGCGCGCTGCTGGCGCTCGGCGCCAAGCGCGTCATCGCGGTTGAACGCGACGAGCGCGCGCTGGCGCCGCTCGACTATATCGCCAGGCGCTATCCCGGCCGGCTCGAGATCGTGCACGCCGACGCGCAGCGCTTCGATCCACGCCCGATGCTGGGCGGCGAGCCGGCCAGGATCGTCGCCAACCTGCCCTACAACATCGCGACTGCGCTGCTGGTGGACTGGCTCTCGATCGAGCCGTGGCCGCCCTGGTATGACATGATGGTGCTGATGTTTCAGCGCGAGGTCGCCGAGCGGATCGTCGCCAAAGAGAATGACGAGGCCTATGGCCGGCTCGCGGTGCTCGCCAACTGGCGCACTGAAACGAAAATCCTGTTCGACATTTCTCCGGCCGCCTTCGTGCCGCAACCAAAAGTGACCTCCTCGGTGGTGCGGCTGGTGCCGCGCAGCGCACCTGAAACGTGCGACCGACGCGCCCTCGAACAGGTGGCGGCCGCCGCCTTCGGCCAGCGCCGCAAAATGCTGCGCCAGAGCCTCAAATCGCTGTCGGTCGACCCGGCGCGGCTGGCCGGAGCCGCGCATATCGACGCCACAAGGCGCGCCGAAACCATTCCAATCTCGGGCTTTGTTGCCATGGCTCGCGAATTGACCGATATACGAAACACAAAACCAAACGTCGTTTAA
- a CDS encoding alcohol dehydrogenase, protein MARMVRQSLVKFDAPLCETIVDTPKPQGREVLVRIERCGLCHSDLHIQDGYADLGGGKRLDTTRGMTLPFTLGHEIAGVVDEVGPDAPKDLIGKKQAVFPWIGCGQCRDCADGDENLCVKQRFLGVSIDGGFATHVLVPDVKYLLDYDPLPVNQAATLMCSGVTAYGALKRLVDRPRQRNLLLIGLGGVGMMGLSFAQAMFKQNITVADLSPAARETALKNGAAVAYDPAEPEVIRRILKETEGGFDGVVDFAGNEKSMAFAVATVARGGKVVVSGLMGGNFSLPMVQWVYKRMTIEGFMVGTLAEAKELMALARAGKIKPTPMKEEPMADVQKWIDELRAGKVVGRIVLKN, encoded by the coding sequence ATGGCGCGAATGGTTCGCCAATCCCTCGTCAAGTTCGATGCGCCATTGTGCGAAACCATCGTCGACACGCCGAAGCCGCAGGGCCGCGAAGTTCTCGTTCGCATCGAACGCTGCGGTCTCTGCCATTCCGACCTGCACATTCAGGACGGCTATGCTGATCTGGGCGGCGGCAAGCGGCTCGACACCACACGCGGCATGACGCTGCCGTTCACGCTCGGGCACGAGATCGCCGGCGTCGTCGATGAAGTAGGCCCCGACGCCCCGAAGGATCTGATCGGAAAGAAGCAGGCGGTATTCCCCTGGATCGGCTGCGGCCAGTGCCGCGACTGCGCCGACGGCGACGAGAACCTCTGCGTCAAGCAGCGCTTCCTCGGCGTCTCGATCGACGGCGGCTTTGCCACCCACGTGCTGGTGCCTGACGTAAAATACCTGCTCGATTACGATCCGCTGCCGGTCAACCAGGCGGCAACGCTGATGTGCTCGGGCGTTACCGCCTATGGTGCGTTGAAGCGGCTGGTCGACCGTCCGCGGCAGCGCAATCTGCTGCTGATCGGACTCGGCGGCGTCGGCATGATGGGGCTTTCATTCGCGCAGGCGATGTTCAAGCAGAACATCACGGTCGCCGATCTCAGCCCCGCCGCACGCGAAACCGCACTGAAGAACGGCGCCGCGGTTGCCTACGATCCGGCCGAGCCCGAGGTCATAAGGCGCATCCTGAAAGAGACCGAGGGCGGCTTCGACGGCGTCGTTGATTTTGCCGGCAACGAGAAATCGATGGCGTTCGCTGTTGCGACGGTGGCGCGCGGTGGCAAGGTCGTGGTCTCCGGCCTGATGGGCGGCAATTTCAGCCTGCCGATGGTGCAATGGGTCTACAAGCGCATGACCATCGAGGGCTTCATGGTCGGCACCCTCGCCGAAGCCAAGGAACTGATGGCGCTTGCTCGCGCCGGCAAGATCAAGCCGACGCCGATGAAGGAAGAGCCGATGGCGGATGTGCAGAAATGGATCGACGAGCTGCGGGCCGGGAAAGTCGTCGGACGCATTGTTCTGAAGAACTGA
- a CDS encoding LysR family transcriptional regulator, giving the protein MDLRHARTFVAVAELGSVSKAALQLHIAQPALSRQIAALEQELGLKLFDRIGGRLVLTGEAEQLLDDCRGLLNFAGAIGERAQLLQRGENGVLKVAASPQHIESVLSTFLHLYARRYPNVQVKLIEAGGLDIMKMLERGEVHLGQNLAHIVDPDDRRLSSLSLQHIDLLAACHPSVVLSGTRTVEIGKLAPYPLLLLDSSFVVRRSFDAGCRLANFKPNIFLESHTPHTLLALAEAGHGVAIIPSQLRIRSHQLRIVGLTYRGKPLREKMLILWDKRRPLPGYAKAYCEMLAKHVREIFPITEPTDLPAQAKRVLAGRWRNQRAKR; this is encoded by the coding sequence ATGGACCTGCGACACGCGCGAACATTCGTAGCCGTCGCGGAGCTCGGCAGCGTGTCGAAGGCCGCGCTGCAGCTGCATATCGCCCAGCCTGCGCTCTCCCGGCAGATCGCCGCGCTCGAGCAAGAACTCGGCCTGAAGTTGTTTGACCGCATAGGCGGCCGACTGGTGCTGACCGGCGAAGCCGAGCAGTTGCTCGATGATTGCCGAGGTCTCTTGAACTTTGCCGGCGCTATTGGCGAGCGCGCTCAATTGCTTCAGCGTGGCGAAAATGGTGTGCTGAAGGTGGCTGCCTCGCCCCAGCATATCGAGAGTGTGCTATCGACATTTCTGCATCTATATGCGCGGCGATATCCTAACGTGCAGGTGAAACTGATCGAAGCTGGAGGCCTCGATATCATGAAAATGTTGGAGCGAGGCGAGGTTCATCTCGGGCAGAATCTCGCCCACATCGTCGATCCCGACGATCGGCGACTATCCAGCCTTTCGCTGCAACACATTGATCTGCTCGCAGCATGTCATCCGTCGGTCGTGCTCAGCGGGACGCGCACGGTTGAGATCGGGAAGCTCGCGCCATATCCGTTGCTGCTGCTGGATTCGAGTTTCGTGGTCCGTAGATCCTTTGACGCCGGGTGCCGCCTCGCCAATTTCAAGCCAAACATATTCCTTGAGAGCCACACGCCGCATACCCTGCTCGCACTCGCCGAGGCTGGACATGGCGTCGCAATCATTCCGTCACAGCTGCGTATCCGCTCCCACCAATTGCGGATCGTAGGACTGACATACCGTGGCAAGCCATTGCGCGAGAAAATGCTGATCTTGTGGGACAAGCGGCGTCCCCTCCCAGGTTACGCGAAAGCCTATTGTGAGATGCTGGCCAAACACGTTCGGGAGATATTCCCCATTACAGAGCCGACCGATCTCCCCGCTCAAGCCAAGCGTGTTCTTGCCGGTCGATGGCGCAATCAGCGCGCGAAGCGCTAA
- a CDS encoding Lrp/AsnC family transcriptional regulator, with translation MSLRESSVPALDPTDIAIIEAMQEDGRIAISALGRKVGLSQPATSERVRRLEERGIITGYTAKINPAALGLRMMAVIRLRTTHEHIQACLKQFSEMPHVMEVLRLTGEDCFILKVFVPSPQELETIVDAVARHGAVTTSLVLRNEQPKPIGRALMQR, from the coding sequence ATGTCACTTCGAGAAAGCTCCGTCCCAGCGCTGGATCCGACCGACATCGCGATCATCGAAGCGATGCAGGAGGATGGGCGCATCGCGATATCCGCGCTTGGCCGCAAGGTCGGGCTCTCGCAGCCAGCGACGTCGGAGAGGGTCAGGCGGTTGGAGGAGCGCGGAATCATTACCGGCTATACCGCGAAGATCAATCCGGCCGCGCTCGGCTTGAGGATGATGGCCGTCATCCGCCTGCGTACAACCCATGAACATATTCAGGCCTGCCTGAAGCAGTTTTCCGAAATGCCGCACGTCATGGAGGTGCTGCGATTGACCGGAGAGGATTGTTTCATTCTCAAGGTTTTCGTGCCGTCCCCGCAAGAACTGGAAACGATCGTGGATGCAGTCGCTCGACATGGTGCAGTCACGACGTCGCTGGTTTTGCGCAACGAGCAGCCAAAACCGATCGGGCGCGCGTTGATGCAGCGGTAA
- a CDS encoding RBBP9/YdeN family alpha/beta hydrolase, protein MIAHSRSQRKTSISPGYKNNGADMTDIVILPGIGGSGELHWQTRWEKTDPRCRRFQPTDWNRPEREDWISALDRAVRATPNPPLLVAHSLACLLVAHWQRVSTAPIAGAFLVAVPNPQAETFPLEAAGFANPPPRKFSFPSLIIASANDPYGTIEYARDRANQWGSGFLEVGQLGHINEASGLEDWPQGKALLTAFAAGIAN, encoded by the coding sequence ATGATTGCCCATTCCAGATCGCAACGGAAGACGTCAATTTCGCCCGGCTACAAAAACAACGGAGCCGACATGACCGACATCGTTATTCTGCCGGGGATTGGGGGATCGGGTGAATTGCACTGGCAAACCCGATGGGAAAAGACCGACCCGCGGTGCCGACGCTTCCAGCCAACCGATTGGAATCGTCCTGAACGTGAGGACTGGATCTCTGCGCTGGATCGCGCAGTTCGCGCCACTCCGAATCCACCGCTTCTCGTCGCGCATAGCCTGGCGTGCCTTTTGGTTGCCCACTGGCAGCGGGTTTCCACGGCACCGATCGCGGGCGCATTTCTCGTTGCAGTTCCGAATCCGCAAGCCGAGACCTTCCCCCTCGAAGCCGCCGGTTTCGCCAATCCGCCGCCGCGCAAGTTCAGCTTTCCCTCACTCATCATCGCGAGCGCAAACGATCCATACGGCACGATCGAATATGCGCGCGACAGAGCGAACCAGTGGGGGAGCGGCTTCCTGGAAGTGGGACAGCTTGGCCACATCAATGAGGCAAGCGGGCTTGAGGATTGGCCGCAGGGAAAGGCATTGCTCACGGCTTTTGCAGCCGGTATCGCGAATTGA
- a CDS encoding SurA N-terminal domain-containing protein, translating to MTTITFLSRRLWSLAAGCAVALAMLAGSASPLRAQSVVVMVNGEPITSLDIEQRTKLIFLTTRKSTPRQEVIDELINEKVKIKEAKRFGVDPTASDIDQAYAGMSQRMRLSPEQLTKSLESQGVRPETLKARLRADMVWGSLVRGRFKESLQVGEKDVDAAAQQSGEATQTEAFEYRLQPIVLIVPRGSAQSAIDLRRKEAESLRERVQTCEQANSYFKSMQNAAIRETVTKTSADIPGPLRELLDKTPIGHLTPPEITKQGVEMVALCDRKPTKVDTPKKREIREKMYAQKYETKSKAYLADIRKAAMIEYR from the coding sequence ATGACGACCATTACGTTCCTTTCTCGCCGGCTTTGGTCCCTTGCCGCCGGCTGCGCCGTCGCGCTTGCGATGCTGGCCGGTAGCGCCTCACCGCTGCGGGCACAGTCCGTGGTCGTCATGGTCAATGGCGAGCCCATCACCAGTCTCGATATCGAGCAGCGCACCAAGCTGATCTTTCTGACCACGCGCAAATCGACGCCCCGGCAGGAAGTGATCGACGAACTGATCAACGAAAAGGTGAAGATCAAGGAAGCCAAGAGGTTCGGTGTCGATCCCACTGCGAGCGATATCGATCAGGCCTATGCGGGAATGAGCCAGCGGATGCGGCTGTCGCCCGAACAGCTCACCAAATCCCTGGAGAGCCAGGGTGTCCGGCCGGAAACGCTGAAGGCCCGCCTCAGGGCCGACATGGTTTGGGGCAGCCTGGTGCGCGGCCGCTTCAAGGAGAGCCTCCAGGTCGGCGAGAAAGACGTTGACGCCGCCGCCCAGCAAAGCGGCGAAGCGACCCAGACCGAGGCATTCGAGTACAGGCTGCAGCCTATCGTGCTGATCGTGCCGCGCGGCTCGGCCCAAAGCGCAATCGACCTGCGGCGCAAGGAGGCGGAATCCTTGCGCGAGCGAGTCCAGACCTGCGAGCAGGCCAACAGCTACTTCAAGTCGATGCAGAACGCCGCGATTCGTGAAACCGTCACCAAGACCTCGGCCGACATCCCCGGCCCGCTTCGTGAACTGCTGGACAAGACGCCGATCGGTCACCTGACCCCGCCCGAGATCACCAAGCAGGGCGTGGAGATGGTGGCGTTGTGCGACCGGAAGCCGACCAAGGTCGACACGCCGAAGAAGCGGGAAATCCGGGAAAAGATGTACGCCCAGAAATACGAGACAAAGTCGAAAGCTTACCTGGCCGACATCCGCAAAGCCGCGATGATCGAATATCGGTGA
- a CDS encoding Bug family tripartite tricarboxylate transporter substrate binding protein: MKPFSPMLAIGISFALVSAAGAETWPAKTLRAIVPVGAGSTTDIIPRLVFEQLSSQLGHRIVVENRSGAGGTIGAAFVAKADPDGYTLLVNSNAHTIAPALYPNLSYDPARDFAAVIPLGGLPGVLVVSPEKGFKTAGDLVAAARARPGALTFSSVGVGTATHLGAERFRLAAGIDALHIPFRGGAEAMSEVMAGRVDFFVGPVGLVLPLVRDGKLVALAVNAGQRSAALPDVPTTLEAGFVDAEYPIWIGVFLPAKTSRDVVDQLSNETLAALRSSQVAAKLSALGVDPIPMTPSEFDAYVRKEIAVNAALVKSIGLKAD, translated from the coding sequence ATGAAGCCATTTAGCCCCATGCTCGCTATCGGAATCAGCTTCGCATTGGTATCCGCGGCCGGAGCTGAGACCTGGCCAGCCAAGACGCTGCGCGCCATCGTTCCAGTCGGTGCGGGCAGCACCACCGATATCATCCCGCGCCTGGTGTTCGAGCAGCTCTCTTCTCAACTTGGGCATCGGATAGTCGTTGAGAACCGCAGTGGCGCGGGAGGAACGATCGGGGCTGCTTTTGTCGCCAAAGCTGATCCCGATGGCTACACATTGCTCGTCAACTCCAACGCTCACACGATCGCGCCGGCGCTTTATCCTAACCTCAGCTATGATCCGGCGCGCGATTTTGCCGCCGTGATCCCACTGGGTGGTTTGCCGGGCGTGCTGGTGGTTTCGCCGGAAAAGGGCTTCAAGACGGCAGGCGATCTTGTGGCGGCTGCCAGGGCAAGGCCCGGCGCACTTACTTTTTCGTCAGTGGGTGTCGGCACCGCAACGCATCTTGGCGCAGAACGGTTTCGTCTCGCCGCGGGCATCGATGCATTGCACATTCCGTTCCGAGGCGGCGCCGAAGCCATGTCCGAGGTGATGGCAGGTCGAGTCGACTTCTTCGTCGGACCGGTCGGACTTGTGCTGCCGCTTGTTCGGGACGGCAAGCTGGTTGCGCTCGCGGTGAACGCCGGACAACGCTCGGCGGCACTGCCGGACGTGCCAACCACGCTGGAGGCAGGCTTTGTCGATGCGGAATATCCTATCTGGATTGGCGTTTTCCTGCCGGCAAAAACGTCTCGCGATGTCGTTGATCAGCTTTCCAATGAGACGCTGGCGGCGCTGCGGAGCTCCCAAGTGGCCGCCAAGCTGTCCGCGCTGGGAGTGGACCCAATCCCAATGACGCCATCGGAGTTCGACGCCTATGTCAGAAAAGAAATTGCGGTCAACGCTGCATTGGTCAAATCCATTGGCCTCAAGGCTGATTGA